The genomic DNA ttccgcctcctcggccgccaggCGCGCCTCCTCTGCTGCCACGGCCTTGGCGCTCTCCTCTTCGAGTCGCTCGGCGTAGTCGTCGAATGTCGGGTTGTACGAGTAGCCGCCCGTGGGCTTGAGGACTGCAGGGATCTGCTTGCCGCTGgcggcgagagagaggggcTTGTGCTTGAGCGTTTTGGGAGGCTTGGCCCGGACTACGGGCGTAAGGAAGTTGTCCTCGCCCTTGGTGCTGGGGTCCGCCTTTGTtgccgcgagggcggcgggggcggcggcgccccaGAGGTCGTAGGTCGCTTCCTGGGGGACGATGCTTGACTCCTCTTGACCGTCGGCGACCCGGCGCAGGCGGTCGAGCTCCTTGTGCGAGACCCAGTCGGTGCGCTGGCGCTTGACGGGGAGGAGGCCGTTGGCCGTCATGGTGCTTTCGTTTTCGCGCTTCTTGCgggaggagacggcgggCACGGAGGAGCGGGCGGCAATGATCTCGTCCGACTTGAgcgtcttcttgggcttggggCGCTTCTCGATCTTGCCGACTGTGTCGAGTGTGAAGAGGTCGGCCGAGTCCTTCTCTGCGACAACACCACTTGGGGTCTGTCAGTTATCTCATGCTTGTATCTGTGACAATCTGCATCTTGTCTCTTCGGAATTGGAACGCATCATACCCCGTAATGATTTGCTTgttgagctcgtcgagacCGTCTTGTACCTCGGTCACGTCGACGTTCTTCCGCCACGCCTTCTTGCCCTTTCTCGAGGGTTGCTTGTGTTGCTGCGgcgcatcgccgtcgcccgaaAGGGGTTTGAGAACAGGCATGCTGACTGTGAACCACCAGGAATCGGCAGTTGTGACTTGTTCGGTATATTTTCAAAACGTCCCGCTGGGAAGAAGATTTTCTGCTGGCCAAAAGAAAAGTTGATCTGCACACCCTGCCGTTTGATGTTCGTCTGTTTCTGCACTCTGCACCGCGGCGGGGCCTAGGCCATCCAGAATTTTTTGAGATAAGTTGACAGGGTATGGAAGCTAATCGATTATCTTATCTCTTCTTATCGGTGATCCCCACGTGACGTTCCCCGTATTTTCGGTTGGCCAGATCCTGAGAGTGGATGACGGGGGGGTGCAATGCGCTCCAAGGGAATGAAAGTTGACCTCCTTTTACCGTTTAGTACTCAATCCAGGTCGCGACCTAAACTCACACGTCCCCTCCTCGCAGCTTtcatcgccctcgacctcttTCTCCTGTGTCCTCGGCTTGCTGCTTCGTCCCAAACCTCGCATCCCTTGCACCAAGCATCTGTCTCTGCAGCCGTTAGTGTTGACTGTCCCGCAAACAACACAACCCCCGATACCACGTCGAGCTTCCCTTTGATCACCGCAAATACTTGGCAACCATGGCGTCCGGCGCAAGCGGGTCTTACAACAACCCCCTCAAGAAGTTCAAGTATGATGCGCAAGACCGTTAATGGCAATTGGATACTCAACTGACAACGTGTAACCAGGCTTGTCTTCTTGGGCGAGCAGAGTGGTATGTGTTTGTCGTGTGTCCTTGGGCATCTTGTAACTCTGGCTAATACGCTCTTTGTGGCAGTGGGGAAAACGTCCCTCATCACTCGGTTCATGTATGATTCATTCGACAACATGTACCAAGCGACCATCGGAATCGACTTTCTTTCCAAGGCAAGCTGTCATTAATGCTCAAAGGGCTGCTGCCTCGGCCCGGCTCGAACCCACCCCGTCTAATTCGTTACAGACCATGTACCTTGAGGACCGGACCGTCAGACTACAGCTTTGGGATACCGCCGGCCAAGAACGTTTCCGCAGTTTGATTCCTTCCTACATCCGTGACTCCAGCGTCGCGGTCGTCGTCTATGATATTTCAAGTGCGTTGCGGACAAAGCAGATGTGAGAAGCGGGCCAGCAGCTGATGATGAGTACACAGATGCGAAATCTTTCCAGAACACGAAGAAGTGGATCGACGACGTGCGCGCCGAGAGAGGGAACGATGTGATCATCGTTCTCGTTGGCAACAAGACGGACTTGAACGACAAGAGAGAAGTGACAACTCagcagggcgaggaggaggccaagaagaacaaTCTCATGTTCGTGGAGACCAGTGCGAAATTGGGACACAACGTCAAGACACTGTTCAAGAGAATAGCGCAGGCTCTCCCGGGCATGGAGGGATCCGATGCCGCCACGCAGGCCTCGAGCCAAAGTGCGTATTTCCCTCAACAGCAGCAAGCAAGTATTGGAGCGGACTGAGGTTTGCTAATGTATGTGCAGTGATTGACGTGAAGACGGCCCCGGCCCAATCGTCGCAGGAGGGATGCGCGTGCTAGACGGACTCGAAAAAGAAATGCGGAATGACTGGAGCAGCCCCGAGGCGAGCCGCAACGGCGGATGCAGGGGCCGGATTGCCGTTACGTTACAACCACGACTGGCGGGGCAGAACATCTTAAGCATAGCGTGCAATGGGGAATTTCAGCATCAAGTTACAGTTTGTATAATAACGGGCTACAATCCACGGTCGTTAGTACATACCTACATTTAATGGTTCTagttttcttctcttctctccagCCTCTGTTCGTGTCGCCCGTTGGAACTCTTGCAGAGCGTAATGACGCTGGTGTCTCTTGGCCAGACTTCAGAGGCTGGAAGTTAGGTTGCTCACCGCCTGAAATGACACAGAATCACATTGGCCATTCTTGATAATGGTTCGGCGCTTATAGTGCCGCAGGCTGCCACCGAGTGCCGGGGTCCCAGGTGCCAGGGTCTCAGGTGCCAGCGCAGCCGGTGGACCAATACTGTTTTCTTGTTCACGAACGTTATCCCTGCGGCAGCTCTtcgtacctaggtaggtatgtgCTCGGGTAACCAAATACAGCACCGATTATAGGTATGGCAGAGGTAGGGAAACAG from Colletotrichum higginsianum IMI 349063 chromosome 3, whole genome shotgun sequence includes the following:
- a CDS encoding 60s ribosomal biogenesis protein, with product MPVLKPLSGDGDAPQQHKQPSRKGKKAWRKNVDVTEVQDGLDELNKQIITGGVVAEKDSADLFTLDTVGKIEKRPKPKKTLKSDEIIAARSSVPAVSSRKKRENESTMTANGLLPVKRQRTDWVSHKELDRLRRVADGQEESSIVPQEATYDLWGAAAPAALAATKADPSTKGEDNFLTPVVRAKPPKTLKHKPLSLAASGKQIPAVLKPTGGYSYNPTFDDYAERLEEESAKAVAAEEARLAAEEAERVKREAVARSAAEADAAEARAQLSEWDEDSAWEGFESGVDDDKPSLKRPQRKTQQQRNRIKRRKEAEREAKHQLAMKKKAAQAEQIQQIAAEIAERDASKSALALAKEVGEGSDADDDDDEIVDEGRLRRRQLGKMKLPEKDLELVLPDELQDSLRLLRPEGNLLKDRYRSLLVRGRVEARRHIPFKKQARSKLTEKWSYKDFKI
- a CDS encoding Ras-like protein Rab-6A; this translates as MASGASGSYNNPLKKFKLVFLGEQSVGKTSLITRFMQAVINAQRAAASARLEPTPSNSLQTMYLEDRTVRLQLWDTAGQERFRSLIPSYIRDSSVAVVVYDISNAKSFQNTKKWIDDVRAERGNDVIIVLVGNKTDLNDKREVTTQQGEEEAKKNNLMFVETSAKLGHNVKTLFKRIAQALPGMEGSDAATQASSQSAYFPQQQQASIGAD